In Marinibacterium anthonyi, the DNA window TGCTCGCCGTCCTCATACTTGATGAGCGCGATAAAGGCGGTCCGGTTGGGGTCATATTCGATCCGCTCGACCGTGGCCGAGATATCGAACTTGTTCCGTTTGAAATCGACGATCCGGTAGAGGCGTTTCGCGCCACCACCCCGACGCCGCGAGGTGATCCGTCCGTAGTTGTTCCGGCCGCCCGATTTCGTCAGACCCTCGGTGAGGGCTTTGACGGGACGTCCTTTCCACAGCTCCGAACGGTCGATCAGCACCAGCCCGCGCTGGCCCGGCGTCGTCGGCTTGTACGACTTGAGTGCCATGCTTTCTGTCTTCCGTTAGCTAAAAGGCGGGTGGTCCCGCCTGTGTTTGGGGTCGCTGGACCCGGTGTGTAGGGCCCCGAAGGTCCCCGGCTAGAGGATGGGTGGAAACCACCCATCTTGCGATCCGCCCGTAGGATGGGTGATTGCACCCATCGTCCCGCCAGATCAGAATTCGATCAAATCAAACGGCCCCGAACCGAATCCGGGGCCGCGCGATTGGGCGGACGTATCAAAGCCGCACCCGCCTGTCCATAGCAGAATGGCCCCGGGGCCACCACGACCAACCGGACCCGGCGATCAGCTCCCCAGAACCTTGGCCTTCTGCGCCGCGAATTCCGCTTCGGTCAGGTGACCGGTTTCCTTCAGCTTGACCAGACGCTCGATCTCGTCGGCCGCCGACACGGTCGCCACGGACCGGATATAGTCCTTCTGCGCCGCTTCGATGCGGTGCATGTCCTCGACCTTGTGGGCTTCCATCTTGTCGCCCCGGAACAGCAGGTAGGCCAGAACGCCCAGCCAGGGGAACAGGATCACGAAGGCCACCCAAAGCGCCTTGGCGATGCCCTTCATGTCCTTGGACCGGAAAATGTCGGTCACGACCCCGATCAGAACCCAGAACCAGGCAATCATCAGGAAAAGCCAGAAGATCGACCAGAAAATGTCGAAGAAACCGATATGGTCTTCCATCGTTTTATATCCACTCACTCTACCACGCCCCACCGGCGTCCGCCCGTGCGACATTAACCACGACCATGTAACGCTGATAGTACAAAAATCCCGCCCCCGCGCCCAGCCCCAACCGGCCGCCCCCGGGCCCGAACCTCACCCGCCCTCCCGGCCCCGCCCGACCCGACCGACCCGCCTTCCGCTTGACCGCAAGCCCGCGTACGGATCACCCTGGACGTGTTCACGCCCGTCCGCTCCCGGCCTCACCACAGGAAGACCCGTTCATGTCCGACCAGCCGCTCATCGCCCCCATGACGCTGTCCCAGCTTGAAACCGTGCTCGCCTGGGCCGCCGAAGAAGGCTGGAACCCCGGCCTTGCCGACGCCGAAGCCTTCCACGCCGCCGACCCCGGCGGCTTCTTCCTGGCCCATGTCGACGGCACGCCCGTCGCCGCCATATCGGTCGTCAACCACGGACCCTCCGACGCCTTCCTCGGCCTCTACCTCTGCCGCCCGGACTGGCGCGGCAAGGGGATCGGCCTGGCCACCTGGACCCGCGCGCTCGACCATGCCGGGACCCGCTCGGTCGGGCTGGACGGCGTCCCGGCGCAGGAAGCCAATTACCGCGCCTCCGGCTTCGTGCGCGTCGGCGCCAGCCTGCGCCACGAAGGCCGCTGGCCCGGCCACGGCTCGCCCGCCATCCGCGCCGCCACGCCGTGCGACCTGGCCGCCCTGGCGGCGATGGACACCGCCGCCGGCGGCATCGCCCGCCCTGCCTTCCTGGCGGCCTGGATCCTGCGCAACGACGCCCTGCGCGGCACACGCGTCCTGACCTCGGGATCGGACATCACCGGCTTCGCCACCTGGCGCGCCTGCGCCTCCGGCACCAAGATCGGCCCGCTCATCGCCCCGGACACCGCTTCGGCCCTGGCCCTGATCGCCGACATCGCCGCCCTGCGCCCCGATGGCCCGCTGATCATCGACCTGCCCGAGTCCAACACCGCCCTGCGGGCCGAACTGGACGGCGCCGGCTTCCAGGTCCCGTTCTCGACCGCCCGCATGTATCGCGGCGCGGCGCCCGTCACCTCCCCGTCCCTGCAGGCCATCGCCACGATGGAACTGGGCTGACCGAACGCTCGCAATCGCGCCCGGCACAGGCCCGATCCGCCGCTTTCCGCCCCTCCGATTTGCGATCCGGGCCAGCCTTTGGTACGATTCGCCGATGTGATGCATGAGGCATCCCGGCTGTCCGGCGTGCAGGCCCCCCCGAGGGCCCGTGTTCGGAACAGTCCGAAGACCGAGCACCCGTGATGAAGCGGCCTCGGACAAACCCATATCTACCGACAGGATGACACCATGACCCAAGCCGCCAAGGCCGGAGATACGTTGCGTATTCATTACAAGGGCCGTCTGGACGACGGAACCGTGTTCGACAATTCCGAAGGCAAGGACCCGCTGGAGTTCACCGCCGGAACCGGCGAGATCATCCCGGGCCTCGACAATGCCGTCGTCGGCATGGAAGTGGGCGAACAGCGCGTGGTCACCATCGCGCCCGAAGACGCCTATGGCCCCCGCGACGATGCCCGGGTCCAGCGCATCGACCGCGCCCAGATCCCCGACCACATCCCCACCGCCCCGGGCACCCAGCTGAGCGTCACCACCCAGGACGGCCAGAACGTGCCGGTGGTGGTGTCGGATGCGACCGAAACCCACGTGGAACTGGACGGCAACCACCCGCTGGCCGGCAAGACCCTGACCTTCGACGTCACGCTGGTCGAAATCGCCTGACCCTCCGGCCTGACCTCCGGGAGGAGGCGCCCCGGCGCCTCCTCCCTCCTCCGCCTCACCCGACCATGTCCCCGAACATGCCGGATCGCGCAGGCGCCAGTCGGGATTTGACTTGGACTTCATCCGCTCGACGACCCTATCAAGGGCCCGGACAGCAGGGACGAAGACCAAATGCGCAAGATGACCCGGACAGTTCTGACAGCGACGATCTCGTTGATGACCCTGGCGCCGCTGGCGTCGCAAGGGGCGGCATCAGAACGGGTCATCTGCACCCTTGCCCAAGAGATCGGCGCGCCCGCCCCGCTCCTGTCCCAAGGCCAGTGCGGCATCCGTATCTCGCCCGCCTCCACCTTCAAGATCGCCATCAGCCTGATGGGCTTCGACAGCGGGATCCTCACCGGACCCGATACGCCGGAATGGCCCTTCCAGCCCGGCTATCCCGACTGGCGCGCCGAATGGAAACAGCCGACCACCCCGGCCAGCTGGCTGACATATTCGGTCGTCTGGTATTCGCAGCAGATCACCCAACGGCTCGGCCCCGACCGTTTCGACGCCTATGTCCGCGCCTTCGGCTATGGCAACCAAGACGTCTCCGGTGATCCGGGGCAGCAGAACGGGCTGACCAACGCCTGGCTCAGCTCCTCTCTCCAGATCTCTGCGTCCGAACAGGTGGCCTTTCTCACCCGGATGCTCGCCGGCGGGCTGCCGGTGTCGGACGACTCCGTCGCGCAGACGCGCGCGATCCTCGACCGGCACAGCCCGCGCGGCGGCTGGCAGACCTTCGGCAAGACAGGCGCCGGCCTGCCCTTCGGCCCGGATGGCACGCGGCTCAGGGGGCAGCCCTTCGGCTGGTACGTGGGGTGGGCCGAAAACGGCGACCGCACGGTGGTCTTCGCGCGTCTGGTCCGGTTCGACACCCGACCCGACCGCACTCCGGGCGACATCGCGCGGGACGGGCTCCTGCAGGCGCTCTTTGCATCCGGGGGGCCGTTGTCCTAGCACGTGATGGCGGCCGGCACGGCATGGCCCCGACTGGCCCCGACTGGCCCCGACTGGCACGAACTGGCACGGCTCTGGATGGACCCCGAATGAACCTCGATCTCCTGCGTGATTTCCTGTGCTGCGCCGAAACGTCCAGCCTGACCCGGGCCGCCGACCTGCGCAACACCACGCAATCCAACATCTCCAAGCGCCTGCGCGCGCTTGAGGATCACCTGGGCCAGATCCTGATCGACCGGACCGCCCGGCCGATCGCCCTGACCCGGGCCGGGCAGGATTTCCTGCCCGTCGCGCGCCAGATCCTCTCCGATCTCGACACGTTCCGCGGCCGCTCCGCGCCCTGGGCCGCCGCCGAGGGCGGTCTGTCGATCGTGATGCCCCACAGCGCATCGGTGTCGCTGTTCCCGCGGTTCAAGGAATGGCTCTCGCACCGGATCCCCGGCGTCACCTTCGCGCCCCGGATCGCCAATCACGACATGGCGGCCCATATGATCGCCCAGTCTCAGGTCGACCTGGCCATCGTGACGCATCATCCGGACGTGCCCATCGACGACAGGTTCACCGTGTTCCGCGCCGCCGACATCGCCGAGGATCGCCTGGTCATGGTCGCCACCCCCGCCGGGACGGACGGCGAAGCGATCCATGTCTCGCACGAGCTGACCTATATCGGGCGGATCTGGCGCGCGCTCCGGGATCCTTCGCTGGCGCCTCACGAGGTCCAGCACGGCATGGCCGCCGACATCCGCGCCTATTGCCTTGCCGGGCGCGGCCGCGGGGTCCTGCCCGCCTCGCTGGTCGAGGCGGATATCGCAGCGGGCCGCCTGACCCTCTGCCCCCTCGGGCCGGACATGGCCTTCCGCGTCTCCCTCTACTGCGCCCCGCGCGCCCACCGCCACGCCAGGCGGGTCTGGTCGCTGTGCGACCAGGACAGGCCGCGCCTCTAAGCTCCGGGGCGCACCCGACCGACGCAAAGATGAACAGCCGGTAAATTCGCCGCTGTAACGCCTTGTATTCATTGACCTCGAAAATGTCCCACGCGTGGGACAACGCAAAAAGCCCCCGGCCAGGGCCGGGGGCTTTTGCATGGATCGTTGGGTAGGATGGGTGAATCACCCATCCTACGGCCGGATCACAGACCGGTGGTCACGTCGATCGTGTTGCCTTCTTCAAGCGTCACGTACGCCTTCTTGACGTCCTTCCGCTTGCCCAGCTGGCCGCGGAACCGCTTGACCTTGCCCTTGGTGACGGTGGTGTTGACCGCCTTCACCTTGACATTGAACAGCGCCTCGACCGCTTCCTTGATCTGCGGCTTGGTCGATTCAATGTCGACCTCGAAGACCACTGCGCCGAATTCCGAGGCCATGGTGGCCTTTTCGGTGATGATCGGCTTGCGGATCACGTCGTAATGTTCGGGTTTCGCCGTCATTTCAGTCGTGCCTCCAGGGCTTCGACACCCGCCTTCGTGATCACCAGGGTGTCACGGCGAAGGATGTCATACACGTTTGCACCCATGCTCGGCAGGATATCGAGACCCTCGATGTTCTGCGCCGCGCGGGCGAAAGCTTCGTTCACGGCCGCACCATCGATGATCAGCGCGCGCTTCCAGCCGAGGTTCTTCAGCTGCTTGGCCAGAACCGAGGTCTTGCCTTCGGATTCGGCTGCCTCGATCACGACCAGTTCGCCGGCTTTCGCCTTGGCGGACAGGGCGTGACGCAGGCCCAGCTTGCGGAACTTCTTGGGCAGCTCGTGCTCGTGGCTGCGCGGGGTCGGGCCCTTGTAGATACCACCCTT includes these proteins:
- the yofA_2 gene encoding HTH-type transcriptional regulator YofA encodes the protein MNLDLLRDFLCCAETSSLTRAADLRNTTQSNISKRLRALEDHLGQILIDRTARPIALTRAGQDFLPVARQILSDLDTFRGRSAPWAAAEGGLSIVMPHSASVSLFPRFKEWLSHRIPGVTFAPRIANHDMAAHMIAQSQVDLAIVTHHPDVPIDDRFTVFRAADIAEDRLVMVATPAGTDGEAIHVSHELTYIGRIWRALRDPSLAPHEVQHGMAADIRAYCLAGRGRGVLPASLVEADIAAGRLTLCPLGPDMAFRVSLYCAPRAHRHARRVWSLCDQDRPRL
- a CDS encoding cardiolipin synthetase encodes the protein MEDHIGFFDIFWSIFWLFLMIAWFWVLIGVVTDIFRSKDMKGIAKALWVAFVILFPWLGVLAYLLFRGDKMEAHKVEDMHRIEAAQKDYIRSVATVSAADEIERLVKLKETGHLTEAEFAAQKAKVLGS
- the slyD gene encoding FKBP-type peptidyl-prolyl cis-trans isomerase SlyD — encoded protein: MTQAAKAGDTLRIHYKGRLDDGTVFDNSEGKDPLEFTAGTGEIIPGLDNAVVGMEVGEQRVVTIAPEDAYGPRDDARVQRIDRAQIPDHIPTAPGTQLSVTTQDGQNVPVVVSDATETHVELDGNHPLAGKTLTFDVTLVEIA
- the bla gene encoding Beta-lactamase OXA-1 precursor, giving the protein MRKMTRTVLTATISLMTLAPLASQGAASERVICTLAQEIGAPAPLLSQGQCGIRISPASTFKIAISLMGFDSGILTGPDTPEWPFQPGYPDWRAEWKQPTTPASWLTYSVVWYSQQITQRLGPDRFDAYVRAFGYGNQDVSGDPGQQNGLTNAWLSSSLQISASEQVAFLTRMLAGGLPVSDDSVAQTRAILDRHSPRGGWQTFGKTGAGLPFGPDGTRLRGQPFGWYVGWAENGDRTVVFARLVRFDTRPDRTPGDIARDGLLQALFASGGPLS